In Etheostoma spectabile isolate EspeVRDwgs_2016 chromosome 20, UIUC_Espe_1.0, whole genome shotgun sequence, the following are encoded in one genomic region:
- the pacs2 gene encoding phosphofurin acidic cluster sorting protein 2 isoform X4, translated as MAERSGRLSFGSGALNRPVPMNLFATWEIDGSSPNCIPRLCSLTLKKLIVMRELDKELISVVIAVKIQGSKRVLRSHEIVLPPSGSVETDLALTFSLQYPHFLKREGNKLQILLQRRKRYKNRTILGYKTLALGSIDMAEVMQHPTEGGQVLPLCSNQKDMLGKVAEIWIFSLSSQPIDHEEAAMQGGQKIKCSDNYSEEEYESFSSEQEASDDAVQVQDLEDDEYDVRKPKKQRRSIVRTPSITRQQNFKQRVVALLKRFRVSDEVLDSEQDPAEPPPEVEEEDLDLDSVEFENPSDSGPELDDDDSVLSTPKPKLKPYFEGLSLSSSQTEIGSIHSVRSHREPPSPLDPDKTKCAGVKFPDDGVSDNISFEQPEAVTPTTELEMDNMDTFLERLPPSGKMTKTESLIISSNRQEPKLAGRRGRSTSLKERQPSRPQNERANSLDNERSLDTRCHLQIPRKTVYDQLNHILVSDTNLPDSIILINTSDWQGQYLSDMLQNHHLPVVCTCTTADIQAAFNTIVSRIQRFCNCNSQTPIPIKIAVAGAQHYLSAVLRLFVDHLSHKTPDWLGYMRFLIIPLGAHPVSKYLGTIDYRYNSLFQDAAWRDLFHKPEAPVIAQENPDVVSRVTQYMVGANGAHQLPIAEAMLTYKQRRKKSFHFDFAVSPDEDSCQKFIPFIGIVKVGLVEQPSAASGDSDDAAPLGSSLLSSTPPQVSPALKEASPTPPSSPSVTTSFCAYSSAGQAELMGLQVDYWVAPTERKKDMEKRDSSSKNTLKCNFRSLQVSRLPVGGAEASPQPTMSMTVVTKEKNKKVMFLPKKSKDKEVESKSQVIEGISRLICTAKQQQTMLRVLIDGVEWNDVKFFQLAAQWSSHVKHFPIGIFGHTKGPY; from the exons gTTGTGCAGTCTGACTCTGAAGAAGCTGATTGTGATGAGGGAACTTGATAAAGAGCTGATCTCTGTGGTCATTGCGGTTAAAATCCAG GGCTCCAAACGCGTTTTGAGGTCCCATGAGATAGTGCTGCCCCCCAGTGGGTCTGTGGAGACTGACCTGGCTCTCACCTTCTCActgcag TACCCTCACTTTTTAAAACGAGAAGGAAACAAGCTGCAGATCCTGCTGCAAAGGCGGAAGAGATACAAGAACCGAACCATCTTGGGCTACAAGACTCTGGCTTTGGGATCTATCGATATGGCAGAG GTGATGCAGCACCCGACCGAGGGAGGCCAGGTTCTGCCTCTCTGCAGCAACCAGAAAGACATGCTGGGCAAGGTGGCCGAGATCTGGATCTTTTCCTTGTCCAGTCAGCCAATAGACCATGAGGAGGCAGCCATGCAGGGAGGACAGAAGATCAAATGCTCCG ATAACTACTCGGAGGAGGAATACGAGAGCTTCTCCTCGGAGCAGGAGGCCAGCGACGACGCCGTGCAGGTACAG GATCTGGAGGATGACGAGTACGATGTGAGAAAGCCAAAGAAGCAGAGGAGGTCGATTGTAAGGACCCCCTCCATCACCAGA CAGCAGAACTTTAAGCAGCGTGTGGTGGCTCTTCTGAAGCGGTTCCGAGTTTCAGATGAG gtGCTGGACTCTGAGCAGGACCCTGCAGAGCCGCCCcctgaggtggaggaggaggacctggacctggacagCGTAGAGTTTGAGAACCCGAGTGACAGCGGCCCGGAGCTAGACGACGACGACAGCGTCCTCAGCACGCCAAAACCCAAACTCAA GCCATATTTCGAGGGTCTCTCCCTCTCCAGCTCTCAAACTGAGATCGGCAGCATCCACAGCGTCCGGAGCCACAGGGAGCCTCCGAGCCCG CTCGACCCAGATAAAACCAAGTGCGCTGGGGTCAAATTTCCAGATGACGGCGTGTCTGATAACATCTCCTTT GAGCAGCCGGAGGCGGTGACTCCGACCACAGAGCTGGAGATGGACAACATGGACACGTTTCTAGAGAGACTGCCACCGAGTGGCAAAATGACCAAGACAGAGTCTCTGATCATTTCATCCAACAG gcaGGAACCCAAGTTGGCGGGGAGGCGAGGCCGGAGCACGTCGCTGAAGGAGCGCCAGCCCAGCAGGCCGCAGAACGAGAGGGCCAACAGCCTGGACAACGAGCGCTCCCTGGACACACGCTGCCACCTACAG ATCCCAAGAAAGACAGTGTATGACCAACTCAACCACATCCTGGTGTCTGATACCAACCTCCCTGACAGCATCATCCTCATCAACACGTCAGACTGGCAGGGCCAG TATCTATCAGATATGCTGCAAAACCACCATCTACCAGTAGTCTGCACCTGCACCACGGCCGACATCCAAGCTGCATTCAACACTATCGTCTCCCGCATCCAGAGATT TTGCAACTGTAACTCCCAGACGCCCATTCCCATAAAGATCGCAGTGGCCGGAGCGCAGCACTACCTCAGTGCTGTTCTGAGGCTTTTTGTGGACCACCTTTCCCATAAGACCCCTGACTGGCTCGGCTACATGAGGTTCCTCATCATCCCTCTAG GTGCACATCCAGTCTCCAAATATCTCGGCACTATTGACTATCGATACAACAGTTTGTTCCAAGATGCCGCTTGGAGGGACCTGTTTCACAAGCCAGAGGCTCCTGTTATAG CCCAGGAGAACCCAGACGTGGTGTCGCGGGTGACTCAGTACATGGTGGGAGCTAATGGAGCACACCAGCTCCCCATCGCAGAGGCCATGCTCACCTACAAACAGAGGAG GAAAAAGAGCTTTCATTTTGATTTTGCAGTAAG CCCTGATGAGGACTCATGTCAGAAATTCATCCCTTTCATCGGG ATCGTGAAAGTTGGCCTCGTGGAGCAACCATCTGCAGCGTCAG GAGACTCTGATGATGCAGCACCTCTGGGCTCCTCGCTGCTCTCCTCCACCCCTCCACAAGTATCACCCGCACTCAAAGAGGCGTCGcccacccctccctcctccccctctgtTACCACCAGCTTCTGTGCTTACAG TTCTGCAGGTCAGGCAGAACTGATGGGGCTTCAGGTGGACTACTGGGTGGCTCCAACCGAAAGGaaaaaagacatggagaagCGGGACTCCTCCTCCAAAAACACTCTGAAGTGCAATTTCCGCTCGCTGCAGGTCAGCCGGCTGCCAGTGGGGGGTGCAGAGGCGAGCCCCCAGCCCACCATGTCCATGACTGTGGTGACCAAGGAGAAGAATAAGAAGG TCATGTTCCTGCCAAAAAAGAGCAAAGACAAGGAGGTGGAGTCAAAGAGTCAAGTGATCGAGGGCATCAGCCGGCTCATCTGCACTGCCAAGCAACAGCAGACCATGCTGAGAG TACTGATTGACGGCGTTGAGTGGAACGACGTTAAGTTTTTCCAGCTGGCGGCACAGTGGTCCTCACACGTCAAACACTTCCCCATCGGGATCTTTGGACACACAAAAGGCCCTTACTAG